The Candidatus Dependentiae bacterium genome contains the following window.
CGATTTAGCAACATTCATTGCTTTAATCTCGCATTAAGCAATCAAAATGGTACGGCACAATTTTGGCCATCTGAACACCCAAAAAAAGTTGGCGTCCATTCACAAGCCGGCTCACTTCTGGCACCAAAAGAACGTTTAAAATGGTCAAACATAAAATTCAAAGACCCTTTTGAAGTGGGCACTATCACCTTGAACAAATGGGCAAAACAACAGAACATTAACAACATAGATTTTCTTTGGCTTGACCTACAGGGCTATGAACTTCCGGTCATGCAAGCTGCCCCTGAAATTCTACAACAGGTAAAGTATCTCTATACTGAAGTGCATTTCGTTGAAGCTTATGCAGACCAAAAACAACACACTGAAGTAATTGATTGGATTGAACAACAAGATTTTACCATGATCGGCAAAGACTACCTCAACACCTCCAGCTGGTTTTTTGGTAATGTATTATTTGAGCGAAATCAATCATAAGCTCTTTAATTCGACATTGATTCCAATACGTCTTTCCTAACAAACAAAGCATTGGCAAATCGACCACCTAGAGATTGCCATACTTAATGAAAGCCATGCCTTTTCAAAAATGCTTTTAAATAAATATATTTACATGAAGTTTCTCGAATTTTGCAAAAAGAAATTTCTGTATAAATTGCTTTGACCGTATGCAAAATATCTAAAGATTTTTGCAAAACACAAAGCTCATTACCTTCCATATCAAGCCACATAAAATCAATATGAGAAATATTATTTTTGGTAGCCCAATCGTTTATAGTGACACACGGAACTTGAATAGGCGTTTTATCAAATGCATGCTCATTCCAATGCAGGACAACCAATAGAAGAAAAGGTATTTTTCCTGAATAATTTGTAAGTGCATATGGATAACGAATGACATCAGATAAGTTTTCAGTTTCTTTTTCCATTACTTCAAATGAACTGGGAAGTGGTTCAAAAACATGTACCTCTGCATCAGGAAATATATGTTTTATTCTAATGGTATCTTCACCAAAATACCCTCCCGATTCCAAAACAATAGGAGAATACGGCAACATTTTTTCACATATAAAAACATATTGTCAGGATTCTTAAAAGATGGGTTACATGACACTTAAACAAATAATAAAGCAAATAGCGGTAATGTTTTAGAATGACCAACATTTAGCTGCATTTTTTCCTTTTTTTAAAATTTTCAATCTTTTAGCCTAAAATAAAACGATGAATTATATACACAAAATATAACTAAAACAATAAATTAAACATAATATTCTTAATCAACAAACTTTTTAAAATATTCAATCGTTTTCTGTAAACCATTAATCAAATGAACCTGAGGAGACCAATTAAGTTCTTTTCTTGCCAATAAAATATCGGGCTTTCTGCGACATGGATCATCTTTTGGCAATCTTAAATATACAATTTGCGAGTCACTCTGTATTGAATGTAAAATCATTTCAGCAAGCTGAACTAAATTATATTCATCAGGATTTCCTAAATTAATCGGACCGGTAAAATCTGAAGCTGTATCGAACATCATAGATATGAACCCATCAATTAAATCATCAACATAACAAAATGATCGTGTTTGTAATCCACTACCATAAATAGTTAATGGCTCACCTTTTAATGCCTGCATAATAAAATTACTCACGACACGCCCATCTCTAGGGTCCATGTTTGGGCCATAGGTATTAAAAATGCGCACAACCTTAATAGGAACATTATATTGTCTATGATAATCAAAAAATAATGATTCAGCACAACGTTTGCCTTCGTCATAACATGAACGAATGCCGATCGGGTTAACCAAACCACGATATGTTTCAACCTGTGGATGTACTTCCGGATCACCATAAACTTCACTCGTTGAAGCCTGCATAATTAGAGCATTATATTTTTTTGCTAATTCAAGCATATTTATTGCACCTAACACGCATGTCTTAGTCGTAAAAATAGGATCTTTTTGATAATGTGGCGGCGATGCCGGACAAGCTAAATTAAAAATGTAATCGACTTGAATATCCAATGGATATGTAATGTCATGATGCTTAAATGAAAAACGCTTATCTTCAAATAAGGACTCAATATTATCTAAACGTCCTGTATAAAGATTATCTACTGCAATCACGTTATAATCTAAATCAAGCAATCTTTTACACAGATGACTTCCTAGAAAGCCGGCACCTCCTGTCACCAACACGTTCTTTTGTTGCTCTTGCGTATAAATACAAGGAAAGCTAATCACACTGATCACAAAAAACAACCATTGTTTATAGTTGTTCATTATCATTATAAATCCTATATATTTTTAGGAAATAAATAATAACTTTATAAGCTATTTTTATTTTGTGTTATCAATAAGAAAAATTTGATGCACCGCATTGCCGATTCTAAAATTCATAACTGGTGTTCCATCAATAAAAAACGGTGCTTTTCTTAAATCGATTTTATGACCACCACCCACTTGAATATCAGGGTTATCACTAGACAAATTATGTGGATACACTTCATTGATAATTAAACAATATTTATATTTCTTTAATTGTGGAAGAAAGCGCTTGATATCTTCATTTGGCAAATGTTGAAGCACATGCTTACAAACTAAAAGATCTGCTGACGGCAAATCCATAGTCACTAAATTGCCAAACTCAAAATGAATATTTGAAGAACCAAATCGCTTTATATTTTTATTAATTACGCTCTCAACAACATCACAGCCAAAGTAATCGATACCATTCCAATCGATATACCTTGTTGATTCCCAATCACCACAGCCTGCATCCACTACAGATCTGATATTATGTTCACGCATAAATTTTTCTACAAAATGATTATATTCTAAACAGTTGGCAAGCAAAGAGCCTCCGCCCGAAAAACCTTCTCCCTGTGCATTTTTGCCCCAGACTGCATTGTGATAAATGTTTGAAAAAACATTTTCATGTCGATCTGCATTCAAAAGCACGGCTGAACAAATACTGGCAACAAAAATAAGATGAAATTTTACTGTATTCATTTTTTTCTCCAATATATATTAAGGAACCACTGCAACCATTACATTTTGAGGATATTCACCATCATCACCACCAGGAATATAATACACATCGTAATTAGGATTAATCTCTTTAATTTTAGCAATCAAATCTGCTTGTATTAAACCATCGAAAGCTTCAGTGCCAGCACAATGCATATCATCAATTAAAATAGTATGTGTTTTAATCGGATGCCATGAAATTTGTTCTAGCTCTTCAATTAATGGACAATTTTTACCACCATCGGCGCGCACTGGCCATACATGCGCATCAAGCCAAAATGTTGCAGGCTTATCCAAATCTTTAATTATATCCCAAAGGTCTGTCGCTGAACTCCCTTTATATATGGCTACATTTGAATGTGAAGCAAAACGATTTCTTACTTTACGATATGTGCTTTCCTTAAATTCTATAGACCTAAACTCTTTAAATGCACCAGTTGCTATTGCTTTTTGCAGTCCGTGCCCAGCTGAAGTACCAGTTTCAACAAAATAATAATTTGCATAGGAAGCAAACCCTTGTGGACCTATATTTGCTTTACCTGTAGCAAAAACAAGTAACAAAATATATAACATTTTTTGTATATTCATTCTTTCTTCCTTTCAACCAAATCAAAATTTAAACAACAATAAATTAAGTTAACTAATTTAAATTCCAACTACTATTTTTTTCATATCCCAAATCTATAAGCAAGTCGCCAGCAACATCTTTAAACTCCTCAACGTGATGTGGCTTAAAGTATCTCCTCCAAGAGCCTATTCTTTTCCTTCCATTTGGATCAATTTCCCCATGAGTCTGCTCTGATAACTCCAAAGCTCTTTCGTGGGATAAGTCAATTCCAATATGCCTTGCAATGTTTTTAAGCTCTCTTACTTGCACATCACTTGAGCCTCCACTATAAGCACCCGCTAATTTTTCATAGGAAGTTACATATACAAAATCATCTCCAAATTTTGTCCATTCAAAATATCTATGATACAAATCATCAATTCCTTTAAAATCTTTCAACTCTGGATTGATCCAATGGTTGATGCCCCAATAGAGCTCTGAAGTGTTAAAAATCCACTGCGATAGAGCTTCATCAAAAGATTTTGAAACCAAGCGGGGAAACCACTTTTTCCTTTTCACCATATTAATCATAGACACTGCCTGATCGCGAGGGTCCCTAAAAATAAATACTACTTTAAAACCGGCCTTTTTTAA
Protein-coding sequences here:
- a CDS encoding FkbM family methyltransferase, with protein sequence MLQLKTHNLFNQLKEIIPDNITIVEGGAFRGHETIAMAKAWPNSTIYTFEPVPELYKILQDNTARFSNIHCFNLALSNQNGTAQFWPSEHPKKVGVHSQAGSLLAPKERLKWSNIKFKDPFEVGTITLNKWAKQQNINNIDFLWLDLQGYELPVMQAAPEILQQVKYLYTEVHFVEAYADQKQHTEVIDWIEQQDFTMIGKDYLNTSSWFFGNVLFERNQS
- a CDS encoding FkbM family methyltransferase, which gives rise to MLPYSPIVLESGGYFGEDTIRIKHIFPDAEVHVFEPLPSSFEVMEKETENLSDVIRYPYALTNYSGKIPFLLLVVLHWNEHAFDKTPIQVPCVTINDWATKNNISHIDFMWLDMEGNELCVLQKSLDILHTVKAIYTEISFCKIRETSCKYIYLKAFLKRHGFH
- a CDS encoding UDP-glucuronic acid decarboxylase family protein yields the protein MNNYKQWLFFVISVISFPCIYTQEQQKNVLVTGGAGFLGSHLCKRLLDLDYNVIAVDNLYTGRLDNIESLFEDKRFSFKHHDITYPLDIQVDYIFNLACPASPPHYQKDPIFTTKTCVLGAINMLELAKKYNALIMQASTSEVYGDPEVHPQVETYRGLVNPIGIRSCYDEGKRCAESLFFDYHRQYNVPIKVVRIFNTYGPNMDPRDGRVVSNFIMQALKGEPLTIYGSGLQTRSFCYVDDLIDGFISMMFDTASDFTGPINLGNPDEYNLVQLAEMILHSIQSDSQIVYLRLPKDDPCRRKPDILLARKELNWSPQVHLINGLQKTIEYFKKFVD
- a CDS encoding class I SAM-dependent methyltransferase, producing the protein MNTVKFHLIFVASICSAVLLNADRHENVFSNIYHNAVWGKNAQGEGFSGGGSLLANCLEYNHFVEKFMREHNIRSVVDAGCGDWESTRYIDWNGIDYFGCDVVESVINKNIKRFGSSNIHFEFGNLVTMDLPSADLLVCKHVLQHLPNEDIKRFLPQLKKYKYCLIINEVYPHNLSSDNPDIQVGGGHKIDLRKAPFFIDGTPVMNFRIGNAVHQIFLIDNTK
- a CDS encoding sulfotransferase domain-containing protein, which gives rise to MMNKYYCRVIKNKTLYLGVLLLSLQVSAVPSNILIASIPKCGTQLLQICINLISPEIKFKHAENDHLVITDKDVKTKKAIIGHALPTAENIERLKKAGFKVVFIFRDPRDQAVSMINMVKRKKWFPRLVSKSFDEALSQWIFNTSELYWGINHWINPELKDFKGIDDLYHRYFEWTKFGDDFVYVTSYEKLAGAYSGGSSDVQVRELKNIARHIGIDLSHERALELSEQTHGEIDPNGRKRIGSWRRYFKPHHVEEFKDVAGDLLIDLGYEKNSSWNLN